The proteins below come from a single Edaphobacter acidisoli genomic window:
- a CDS encoding VWA domain-containing protein encodes MLRSFQLWCSLVLFTCATFSFGQSQPTQSGVTLYTGARLVIVDVVVTDSHQNPVHNLTASDFTLLEKNVSQQIRHFEEHTALSPAEAAKLGPLPSLPKGIFTNYTPTPPGGAVNILLLDALNTPMQDQAYVRYQLQQYLKHATPGTRIAIFGLTTRLTLLQGFTSDPEVLKAFVDKKNPQASPLLGDAVSGVDSDNVADSFSSFGNDPSTADVMANMQQFDATMQAFKQQLRTQYTLDAMNQLARYLSGIPGRKNLIWFSGAFPLNIMPDGDLADPFAAVASSEDEFRETTNLLTLSQVAVYPVDARGLMTSPVYDASVSGSRFAKNPGAFGAANAKFLQKTAEEHMTMAQMAESTGGHAFYNTNGLSQAVSKAIESGSNYYTIAYSPSNMKWDGSFRKIEIRVNRPGLTLAYRRGYYAVPPGDQAGKEIDPATIAANAPFGRDPMRAAMMRGGPDPTEIIFKARVRPMTAAAEEQPAPGNLLNPNIKTKGPFVRYAIDIAADPRVMLTATTGGYHQDAAQFLTYVYDQDGHVINLVDNRTHANLPPEAYARSLRVGLHWHQEVSVPTKGNYFLRIGIHDLTGNRVGAIEVPIATIKNLPPLNPSAAASPAPGAGH; translated from the coding sequence ATGCTGCGTTCGTTTCAACTTTGGTGTTCCCTTGTTCTTTTTACGTGCGCGACGTTTTCATTTGGTCAGAGTCAGCCGACACAATCCGGCGTAACACTGTACACAGGCGCGCGCCTCGTCATCGTAGATGTGGTTGTAACGGACAGTCACCAGAATCCTGTCCATAACCTGACAGCGTCTGACTTCACGCTGCTCGAGAAGAACGTCTCGCAACAAATCCGGCACTTTGAAGAGCACACTGCTCTGTCGCCTGCCGAAGCAGCCAAGCTGGGACCGCTGCCATCATTACCGAAGGGCATCTTTACCAACTACACGCCAACACCACCGGGAGGCGCGGTCAACATTCTTCTGCTGGATGCGCTTAATACGCCCATGCAGGATCAAGCGTATGTTCGCTACCAGCTTCAGCAATATCTCAAGCACGCAACCCCTGGCACCCGTATTGCAATCTTTGGTTTAACGACACGGCTAACCCTGCTGCAAGGTTTCACCTCAGACCCTGAGGTGCTCAAAGCATTCGTCGACAAGAAAAACCCACAGGCCTCGCCGCTGTTGGGCGATGCCGTGAGTGGTGTCGATTCAGACAATGTTGCGGACTCCTTCAGCAGCTTTGGCAATGATCCAAGCACAGCCGATGTCATGGCTAACATGCAGCAGTTCGATGCTACGATGCAGGCATTCAAGCAGCAGCTTCGTACGCAATACACCCTCGATGCCATGAACCAGCTTGCACGTTACCTGTCTGGAATCCCAGGACGCAAAAATTTGATCTGGTTTTCAGGAGCATTTCCACTCAACATTATGCCGGATGGTGATCTTGCGGATCCGTTCGCCGCTGTTGCCAGCTCGGAGGACGAGTTTCGAGAAACCACCAATCTGCTGACACTCAGCCAGGTCGCCGTTTACCCGGTAGATGCACGTGGCCTGATGACTTCGCCAGTCTATGATGCTTCAGTCTCCGGTAGCAGGTTCGCAAAAAATCCAGGAGCATTCGGCGCAGCCAATGCTAAGTTCCTACAGAAGACTGCCGAGGAACACATGACAATGGCGCAGATGGCGGAATCAACCGGCGGCCACGCCTTCTACAACACCAACGGATTGAGCCAGGCGGTCTCAAAAGCCATTGAATCCGGCTCGAACTACTACACCATTGCCTATTCGCCCAGCAATATGAAGTGGGACGGAAGCTTTCGCAAGATCGAGATTCGGGTGAACAGGCCCGGGTTGACGCTAGCCTACCGGCGCGGCTACTACGCGGTACCTCCGGGCGATCAAGCAGGCAAAGAGATCGATCCAGCTACGATCGCGGCGAATGCTCCCTTTGGCCGCGACCCTATGCGAGCGGCGATGATGCGCGGCGGCCCGGATCCAACAGAGATCATATTTAAAGCTCGCGTAAGACCAATGACAGCTGCGGCTGAGGAACAGCCAGCTCCTGGCAATCTGCTGAACCCAAACATCAAGACCAAAGGCCCTTTCGTCCGTTATGCAATCGACATTGCGGCTGATCCGCGCGTTATGTTGACTGCAACGACAGGAGGGTATCACCAAGACGCGGCACAGTTCCTCACCTACGTCTATGACCAGGACGGCCACGTCATCAATTTGGTTGACAACAGAACTCACGCAAATCTTCCACCCGAGGCCTATGCGCGCTCACTGCGAGTTGGGTTGCACTGGCATCAGGAGGTCAGTGTTCCAACAAAGGGCAACTACTTCCTGCGTATAGGCATCCACGACCTTACAGGCAATCGCGTCGGTGCCATTGAGGTGCCGATTGCGACGATCAAAAATCTGCCCCCGCTCAACCCATCCGCAGCAGCGTCGCCTGCACCGGGAGCAGGACATTAG
- a CDS encoding permease — MRPGIFNPHTHSLVRGSTMVLVSLLGSFRLSHFPSNHPTGFLVFPLLIALTGMADTALCMRKGWSLYTGGILLLLYMDLMSVFIILFFFLYPYLPWFAPTR, encoded by the coding sequence GTGAGACCCGGGATCTTTAATCCGCACACGCACTCCTTGGTGCGTGGCAGCACCATGGTGCTGGTCAGTCTGCTGGGATCATTCCGGCTCTCTCACTTTCCTAGCAATCACCCCACTGGATTTCTGGTGTTTCCCTTGCTGATTGCTTTGACTGGCATGGCCGATACGGCGCTATGTATGCGGAAAGGTTGGAGCCTGTATACCGGAGGTATTCTGTTGCTGCTTTATATGGATCTGATGTCGGTCTTTATCATCCTCTTCTTCTTTCTGTATCCATATCTGCCGTGGTTTGCGCCAACACGATGA
- the mscL gene encoding large conductance mechanosensitive channel protein MscL yields MLKGFRDFVLRGNVMDLAVAVIIGAAFSDITKSLVGDVISPLIAAIVGKPDFSNFVLHVNGGVVKYGSFINACINFLILAAVIYFFLVLPTQKLLERIKGPEAATTKPCPQCLTDIPLAATRCKACGETV; encoded by the coding sequence ATGCTTAAAGGATTCCGCGACTTCGTCCTGCGCGGCAATGTTATGGATTTGGCCGTTGCAGTCATCATCGGTGCTGCGTTTTCAGACATCACCAAATCGCTTGTGGGAGACGTGATCAGCCCACTGATTGCCGCTATCGTCGGCAAACCGGACTTCTCTAACTTCGTCCTTCATGTTAATGGCGGAGTGGTCAAATATGGCAGCTTCATCAATGCCTGCATCAACTTCCTCATCCTGGCTGCAGTCATCTATTTCTTCCTCGTGTTGCCGACTCAGAAGCTCCTCGAAAGAATCAAAGGCCCTGAAGCCGCTACAACCAAACCCTGCCCACAGTGCCTCACGGATATTCCCTTGGCGGCGACCCGTTGCAAGGCATGCGGAGAGACTGTGTAG
- a CDS encoding M28 family metallopeptidase: MAGEELKALTSAPHWASSPEDYKTALYVADKFKAAGLETSIVPYNVLLNKPIRISIEAFNANGDKLMSGPTQEHVDPKRYGGDPYQDDPRVLPAFNGSSPSGDVTAPVVYANYGELADFKELQKMGVSVKGKIVLVRYGANFRGVKVYIAQKYGAVGVLIYSDPTDDGYFRGDVYPKGPWRPATAVQRGSVQFLPIYPGDPETPGIASTPDLPVSKRIPADKIQADWPSIPSNPLSYKDAAPILKALGGQESPRSWQGALPFTYHLGADGGPNVVTVHMHLEQDTRLRTIWDVIGTIDGTDPAEKEDWVIVGNHRDAWVYGAVDPNSGTAAMLEAVHGFGALLKQGWRPKRRIVFASWDAEEEGLIGSTEWCEQYANHLAHAVAYFNTDVGVSGPNFTAGAVPSLKPFLRDITQRVQSPKGGTVYSQWQQTQKAADAMRASTHRQFRPETPGENDVRIGNLGSGSDYTPFLQHLGVPSTDIGSSGPYGVYHSVFDNYNWFTKFADPTFVYEQQQARVFGLEALHMADADILPYDYQVYGADIVGYVHAAQRHATALNLSLDFTAANAAAQRFANAGEDIHHIQETPPPNTATLNHALRAAEEALLNPAGLPKRPWYKHTIYAPGEYTGYAAVVIPGVNEAIEAQDAPLAQAQITALAQALNRSAAILEQAAK; the protein is encoded by the coding sequence ATGGCAGGCGAAGAGTTAAAGGCGCTTACATCCGCACCACACTGGGCCAGTTCGCCGGAGGATTATAAGACTGCGTTGTATGTCGCGGATAAGTTCAAGGCCGCCGGCCTTGAGACGAGCATCGTACCCTACAACGTTTTGTTGAACAAGCCTATTAGGATTTCGATTGAGGCATTCAACGCCAATGGCGACAAGCTCATGTCTGGCCCAACCCAGGAACATGTCGATCCCAAGCGGTACGGCGGCGATCCATATCAGGATGACCCTCGCGTACTACCCGCATTCAATGGTTCATCTCCGTCGGGAGACGTCACCGCTCCCGTTGTCTACGCCAATTACGGCGAGCTAGCTGACTTCAAAGAGCTGCAGAAGATGGGTGTCAGCGTGAAGGGCAAGATCGTCCTCGTCCGTTATGGCGCAAACTTTCGTGGGGTGAAGGTATACATCGCTCAGAAATACGGCGCGGTTGGCGTGTTGATCTACTCTGATCCAACTGATGATGGCTACTTCCGTGGTGACGTATATCCCAAGGGGCCATGGCGGCCTGCGACTGCTGTACAACGCGGATCTGTGCAATTTCTGCCCATCTATCCGGGGGACCCGGAGACACCTGGAATCGCTTCTACTCCAGACCTGCCTGTATCGAAACGCATTCCCGCTGACAAAATTCAAGCAGACTGGCCTTCGATCCCATCTAATCCGCTCTCGTACAAAGATGCTGCACCCATTCTGAAGGCACTTGGTGGTCAAGAATCGCCTCGTTCATGGCAAGGCGCTTTGCCCTTCACCTATCATCTTGGCGCAGACGGTGGCCCGAATGTCGTCACCGTGCATATGCATCTCGAACAAGACACCCGGTTGCGGACGATCTGGGACGTAATTGGCACGATTGATGGTACAGATCCCGCGGAGAAGGAAGACTGGGTCATTGTGGGGAACCATCGCGATGCCTGGGTGTATGGCGCTGTTGACCCGAACTCCGGTACTGCGGCAATGCTGGAGGCCGTGCATGGCTTTGGAGCGCTACTCAAACAGGGATGGCGACCCAAACGCCGCATTGTCTTTGCTTCCTGGGACGCCGAAGAAGAAGGACTGATTGGATCAACCGAGTGGTGCGAACAGTATGCAAATCATTTGGCTCACGCTGTTGCATATTTCAACACCGACGTTGGTGTCTCTGGCCCAAACTTTACGGCGGGAGCAGTACCCTCGTTGAAGCCATTCCTGCGTGACATTACTCAACGTGTTCAGAGCCCCAAGGGCGGCACTGTCTATTCGCAATGGCAGCAAACGCAAAAAGCAGCCGATGCAATGCGCGCCAGCACCCACAGGCAATTTCGACCAGAGACACCGGGAGAGAACGATGTAAGGATTGGCAATCTCGGCTCTGGCTCTGATTACACACCCTTTCTCCAACATCTTGGTGTGCCCTCTACAGACATAGGCTCCAGCGGTCCTTACGGGGTCTATCACTCTGTCTTCGACAACTACAACTGGTTTACAAAGTTTGCAGATCCAACGTTCGTCTACGAGCAGCAGCAGGCACGGGTCTTTGGACTCGAAGCACTACACATGGCAGATGCGGACATTTTGCCGTATGACTACCAAGTCTATGGCGCGGACATCGTCGGCTACGTTCACGCGGCACAGCGGCACGCCACTGCGCTGAATCTCTCTCTCGACTTTACCGCCGCCAATGCGGCCGCTCAGCGGTTCGCCAATGCTGGTGAAGACATTCACCACATTCAGGAAACGCCTCCACCAAATACTGCGACACTGAATCATGCATTGAGGGCAGCAGAGGAAGCCCTGCTCAATCCGGCGGGCCTGCCGAAGAGGCCATGGTACAAGCACACAATCTACGCCCCCGGTGAGTACACCGGATATGCTGCCGTTGTCATTCCCGGGGTGAATGAGGCCATCGAGGCCCAGGATGCCCCCTTGGCGCAAGCACAAATAACAGCCCTGGCGCAGGCTCTTAACCGTTCTGCAGCCATTCTTGAGCAAGCGGCAAAATGA
- the thiC gene encoding phosphomethylpyrimidine synthase ThiC, protein MSSNGHSVQGGAGNGNGYKVPTGREEWIVKRKAEAERSDDWNMSQMHFARKGLITEEMAFVAQREKISPELVRSEVAKGTMIIPANINHVELEPMAIGVESLCKINANIGNSALVSNVDEELRKLHTAVHFGADTVMDLSTGGDIPMIREAILRHSPVPIGTVPLYEALSRVKRVEDLNIDLYLEVIEEQAQQGVDYFTIHAGVLIQYIPMVAKRITGIVSRGGAIMAQWMTAHHKQNFLYENFDRITKIMAKYDVSYSLGDGLRPGCVADASDEAQFAELKTLGELTREAWKSDVQVMIEGPGHIPMDKIKEQVDKEVEFCDGAPFYVLGPLVTDIAPGYDHITSAIGAAMIGWHGAAMLCYVTPKEHLGLPNEKDVKDGIIAYKIAAHAADIARHRPGARDRDDAISYARYTFDWDKQFALSLDPDTARGMHDETLPDDYYKEAAFCSMCGPKFCSMNWSSKVDEFNAREHGLKKTDLTQIVTEQMALRG, encoded by the coding sequence ATGAGCAGCAATGGACACAGCGTGCAGGGTGGGGCCGGCAACGGCAATGGTTACAAGGTGCCAACGGGCCGCGAAGAGTGGATCGTCAAGCGCAAGGCTGAGGCTGAGCGCAGTGACGACTGGAACATGTCACAGATGCATTTCGCTCGCAAGGGGCTGATTACTGAAGAGATGGCGTTCGTCGCGCAGCGCGAGAAAATTTCGCCGGAGCTTGTGCGCAGCGAGGTGGCAAAGGGGACGATGATTATCCCCGCGAACATCAACCATGTTGAACTGGAGCCAATGGCTATCGGTGTCGAATCGCTGTGCAAGATCAATGCGAACATCGGCAACTCTGCGTTGGTATCGAACGTAGATGAAGAGTTGCGTAAGCTGCATACGGCGGTCCATTTTGGCGCTGACACGGTGATGGATCTCTCAACCGGCGGCGATATTCCGATGATCCGCGAGGCCATCCTTCGGCATTCTCCTGTACCGATTGGCACTGTTCCGCTGTACGAAGCGCTCTCACGTGTGAAGCGTGTGGAGGACCTGAACATCGACCTCTACCTCGAAGTGATTGAGGAACAGGCGCAGCAGGGCGTTGATTACTTCACCATCCACGCGGGCGTGCTGATCCAATACATTCCGATGGTGGCCAAGCGCATCACGGGCATCGTAAGCCGCGGGGGCGCAATCATGGCGCAGTGGATGACGGCACACCACAAGCAAAACTTCCTCTATGAAAACTTCGACCGCATCACGAAGATCATGGCGAAGTATGACGTGAGCTATTCACTGGGAGATGGTTTGCGTCCTGGCTGCGTGGCCGATGCCAGCGATGAGGCACAGTTTGCTGAGTTGAAGACGCTGGGCGAGTTGACGCGCGAGGCATGGAAGTCTGATGTGCAGGTGATGATCGAAGGCCCTGGTCACATCCCGATGGACAAGATCAAGGAGCAGGTGGACAAGGAAGTCGAGTTCTGTGATGGTGCTCCGTTCTACGTGCTCGGACCACTTGTCACGGACATTGCTCCTGGCTATGACCACATCACGAGCGCAATCGGCGCGGCGATGATTGGCTGGCACGGTGCGGCGATGCTCTGCTATGTAACGCCGAAGGAACACCTCGGCCTGCCCAACGAAAAAGATGTGAAGGACGGCATCATAGCCTACAAAATTGCCGCGCACGCGGCGGACATTGCGCGGCATCGCCCGGGTGCACGCGATCGCGACGACGCAATCAGCTATGCCCGCTACACCTTTGATTGGGACAAACAATTTGCGCTTTCGCTTGACCCCGATACCGCGCGTGGCATGCACGACGAGACACTGCCGGACGACTACTACAAAGAGGCGGCGTTCTGCTCGATGTGCGGGCCGAAGTTCTGCAGCATGAACTGGTCGAGCAAAGTTGACGAGTTCAACGCTCGTGAGCATGGGCTGAAGAAGACAGACCTGACGCAGATTGTTACCGAGCAGATGGCGCTGCGGGGATAG
- a CDS encoding cytochrome c maturation protein CcmE, protein MSTEARKSQIRIVIAAVIIVATVGWLAFTGAQDNKSYYVTISELQGMGSKAYVRHLRVAGNVARGSIHRQGTFVDFDLVEQGRKLAVSYKGTEPPPDTFKDDAQALAVGTYGRDGVFHATLLQAKCASKYAPAAPKTPATTTTATNTAAALPSR, encoded by the coding sequence ATGTCCACCGAAGCCCGGAAGAGCCAGATCAGGATCGTTATCGCCGCCGTCATTATCGTCGCCACTGTCGGCTGGCTCGCGTTCACCGGCGCGCAGGACAATAAGAGCTACTACGTCACGATCAGCGAACTCCAGGGCATGGGCAGCAAAGCCTATGTGCGACATCTGCGTGTTGCCGGCAATGTCGCTCGAGGAAGCATTCACCGCCAAGGTACCTTTGTTGACTTCGACCTCGTCGAGCAGGGCCGCAAGCTCGCCGTCAGCTACAAGGGTACAGAGCCGCCGCCCGACACCTTCAAAGACGATGCACAGGCGCTGGCCGTCGGAACCTATGGACGCGATGGAGTCTTCCACGCAACACTGCTTCAGGCCAAGTGCGCTTCGAAGTATGCTCCAGCTGCGCCTAAAACTCCTGCGACAACGACCACAGCAACGAACACCGCTGCTGCTCTGCCTTCCCGCTAA
- a CDS encoding ABC transporter ATP-binding protein, producing MSTSFAAGTCTVILGENGAGKSTLLRIMAGLITPTRGKATVFGEQPHKQRRRVAYMSHATMLYEELTAMENLSYFASLHREGSCACVGSPEMALRAVGLDPSLNRPIGQYSQGMRQRASLARVLQTDPELLLLDEPFSNLDVTSANHMVELLADFRTWPVQGGDSRTILLTTHQAHFAEPLADTTLVMRAGQIVETRTR from the coding sequence ATCTCGACCAGTTTCGCGGCGGGGACATGCACGGTCATTCTGGGAGAAAACGGCGCAGGTAAATCAACGCTACTGCGCATCATGGCTGGACTCATTACACCAACGCGAGGCAAGGCTACCGTATTCGGAGAGCAGCCCCATAAACAACGCCGCCGCGTTGCTTATATGAGCCACGCCACCATGCTCTATGAAGAGTTGACTGCGATGGAGAACCTCTCCTACTTTGCCTCGCTGCATCGCGAAGGAAGCTGTGCCTGTGTTGGTAGCCCGGAGATGGCGCTACGTGCGGTTGGACTCGATCCATCTCTCAATCGCCCAATTGGCCAGTATTCGCAAGGCATGAGGCAGCGCGCGTCGCTGGCCCGCGTGCTGCAAACTGATCCCGAGCTGCTGCTGCTCGACGAGCCGTTCTCAAACCTGGATGTGACTTCGGCGAACCACATGGTTGAGCTGCTTGCCGACTTTCGTACCTGGCCTGTGCAGGGTGGAGACAGCCGCACCATTTTGCTGACCACACACCAGGCGCACTTCGCTGAGCCGCTCGCCGATACCACGCTGGTTATGCGCGCCGGGCAGATTGTCGAGACGCGAACAAGATGA